In one window of Campylobacter hepaticus DNA:
- the hemB gene encoding porphobilinogen synthase — protein MFKRFRRLRLNNNLRIMLRENFLNINDFIYPLFVVNGIGIKKEIPSMPDVFQMSLDEILKECKNICDLGIKAIILFGVLEPDKKDSCGSDALDHEGLIARSIREIKKHFPELFVISDLCFCEYTDHGHCGIIDIKTKSVDNDATLELSSKQALVHAKAGVDMIAPSGMMDGIVQALRKTLDTQGYENLPIMSYSSKFASSYYGPFRDIAESTPSYGDRKSYQMDFSNAKEALEESLEDQMQGADILMVKPALAYLDVVKELSLHSNLPLCVYNVSGEYAMLKAAQKAGVIDYEKVLFETMMAFKRAGARLIISYHAKEMAKILKGQE, from the coding sequence ATGTTTAAAAGATTTAGAAGATTAAGACTTAATAATAATTTAAGAATTATGCTAAGAGAAAATTTTTTAAATATAAATGACTTTATTTATCCACTCTTTGTTGTTAATGGAATAGGTATAAAAAAAGAAATTCCTTCTATGCCCGATGTTTTTCAAATGAGTTTAGATGAAATTTTAAAAGAATGTAAAAATATATGTGATTTGGGTATTAAAGCTATTATACTTTTTGGGGTTCTTGAACCAGATAAAAAAGATAGTTGTGGAAGTGATGCTTTAGATCATGAAGGTCTTATTGCAAGAAGTATAAGAGAGATTAAAAAGCATTTTCCTGAACTTTTTGTTATTAGCGATCTTTGTTTTTGTGAATATACCGATCATGGTCATTGTGGAATTATTGATATTAAAACAAAAAGTGTGGATAATGATGCTACTTTAGAACTTTCATCTAAACAAGCTTTAGTTCATGCTAAAGCAGGCGTAGATATGATAGCTCCTAGTGGTATGATGGATGGTATTGTACAAGCTTTACGTAAAACTTTAGATACACAAGGCTATGAGAATTTGCCTATAATGAGTTATTCAAGTAAATTTGCTTCAAGTTATTATGGTCCTTTTAGAGATATAGCAGAATCAACTCCAAGTTATGGTGATAGAAAAAGCTATCAAATGGATTTTTCAAATGCTAAAGAAGCTTTAGAAGAGAGTTTAGAAGATCAAATGCAAGGAGCAGATATTTTAATGGTAAAACCTGCTTTGGCTTACCTTGATGTGGTAAAAGAACTTTCATTGCATTCTAATTTACCTTTATGTGTTTATAATGTAAGCGGGGAATATGCTATGTTAAAAGCTGCTCAAAAAGCAGGGGTGATTGATTATGAAAAAGTACTTTTTGAGACTATGATGGCTTTTAAAAGAGCAGGAGCAAGACTTATTATTAGTTACCATGCTAAAGAAATGGCTAAGATATTAAAAGGGCAAGAATGA
- a CDS encoding DUF2603 domain-containing protein, with translation MKELEKYNICLKRIDEFSQNLGIKKEDKTILQMKQSEKENEKCLVLKNGSFDAPEPWFIIDENNEIHTLVSLQSLRNMLENLKQSQKENFELRLEKAIYQQIPVDFNDVWIVAMDEIKQKAQNGTMEVSIDLEKLVSKIKKEHPNLFVDMQAMIQKVNQNERL, from the coding sequence ATGAAAGAACTAGAAAAATATAATATTTGCTTAAAACGTATTGATGAATTTAGTCAAAATTTAGGTATAAAAAAAGAAGATAAAACGATTCTTCAAATGAAACAAAGCGAAAAAGAAAATGAAAAATGCTTAGTTCTTAAAAATGGTAGTTTTGATGCTCCAGAGCCTTGGTTTATTATAGATGAAAATAATGAAATTCATACTTTAGTTTCTTTGCAAAGTCTTAGAAATATGCTTGAAAATTTAAAACAAAGTCAAAAAGAAAATTTTGAATTGCGTTTAGAAAAGGCAATTTATCAACAAATTCCTGTTGATTTTAATGATGTTTGGATAGTTGCTATGGATGAAATCAAGCAAAAAGCACAAAATGGAACTATGGAAGTAAGCATTGATCTTGAAAAATTAGTTTCAAAGATAAAAAAAGAACACCCTAATTTATTTGTAGATATGCAAGCAATGATACAAAAGGTTAATCAAAATGAGAGATTATAG
- the argF gene encoding ornithine carbamoyltransferase → MKHFLTLRDFSKEEIVDLVKHADEIKKHPQKLLQDKTLAMIFEKKSTRTRLAFELAITQLGGKALFLNANDLQLSRAEPIKDTARVMDSMVDFILLRVHKHETLLEFAKYSNTPVINALSELYHPTQVLADLLTIKEYNKLNNAVAKIAFIGDSNNMCNSWLIASAILGYELGVAIPKNYKINDEIWEFVKQQAKISGAKISLSHDKFEVLQDKDVVITDTWISMGEENQKQSKIKDFDGFIIDEKAMSAANKDAILLHCLPAYRGYEVSEIIFEKHAQVIFQEARNRLYIAKALLYFLDQKGKQ, encoded by the coding sequence ATGAAGCATTTTTTAACTTTAAGAGACTTTTCTAAAGAAGAAATTGTAGATCTTGTAAAACATGCTGATGAAATTAAAAAACATCCTCAAAAACTTTTACAAGATAAAACTTTAGCTATGATTTTTGAAAAAAAATCAACAAGAACCAGATTGGCTTTTGAACTTGCTATTACGCAGCTTGGCGGAAAAGCTTTATTTTTAAATGCTAATGATTTGCAATTAAGCCGTGCAGAACCTATAAAAGATACAGCTAGGGTGATGGATTCTATGGTAGATTTTATTTTACTTAGGGTGCATAAACATGAAACTTTATTAGAATTTGCAAAATATTCTAATACTCCTGTAATTAATGCCTTAAGTGAACTTTATCATCCAACTCAAGTTTTAGCAGATTTGCTTACTATTAAAGAATATAATAAATTAAATAATGCAGTAGCAAAAATAGCTTTTATAGGTGATAGTAATAATATGTGTAATTCTTGGCTTATAGCATCAGCAATTTTAGGCTATGAACTTGGTGTAGCTATACCTAAAAATTATAAAATTAATGATGAAATTTGGGAATTTGTTAAACAACAAGCTAAAATTTCAGGAGCAAAAATTTCTTTAAGTCATGATAAATTTGAAGTTTTGCAAGATAAGGATGTGGTGATTACAGATACTTGGATTTCTATGGGAGAAGAAAACCAAAAACAATCTAAAATAAAAGATTTTGATGGCTTTATTATTGATGAAAAAGCTATGAGTGCAGCCAATAAAGATGCAATTTTACTTCATTGTTTGCCAGCTTATAGGGGTTATGAAGTAAGTGAGATAATTTTTGAAAAGCATGCTCAAGTAATTTTTCAAGAGGCAAGAAATCGTCTTTATATAGCAAAAGCTTTGCTTTATTTTTTGGATCAGAAAGGAAAACAATGA
- a CDS encoding M20 aminoacylase family protein, whose product MNLIPQIVQLQDEFKKIRHQIHENPELGFNEFHTAKLVAQKLKEFGYEVYEKIGKTGVVGVLKKGNSNKKIALRADMDALPMQECTHLAYKSKKDNIMHACGHDGHTASLLLAAKFLSSQDFNGTLNLYFQPAEEGLEGLGGANAMIEDGLFEKFDSDYIFGWHNMPFGSNKKFYLKKGAMMASCDDYDITIIGKGGHGSAPEKAKDPIYIGSLLVLALQSIVSRNVDPQNSAVVSIGAFNAGHAFNIIPDCATIKMSVRTLDNETRKLTKERIYQICQGIAQANAVEININKSIGAPVTINNDQAVDLAWEVAKEIFGEENCEFNHRPLMASEDFGFFCEIKKCAYAFLENENNIYLHSSNYVFNDDLLARAASYYAKLVLKYLQ is encoded by the coding sequence ATGAATTTAATACCTCAAATAGTACAATTACAAGATGAATTTAAAAAAATTAGGCATCAAATTCATGAAAATCCTGAGCTAGGTTTTAATGAATTTCATACTGCAAAACTAGTAGCACAAAAACTAAAAGAATTTGGCTATGAGGTGTATGAAAAAATAGGAAAAACAGGAGTAGTTGGTGTTTTAAAAAAGGGTAATAGTAATAAAAAAATAGCTTTACGTGCAGATATGGATGCTTTACCTATGCAAGAATGCACTCATTTAGCTTATAAAAGTAAAAAAGATAATATCATGCATGCTTGTGGTCATGATGGACATACTGCCTCTCTTTTGCTTGCTGCTAAATTTTTATCAAGTCAAGATTTTAATGGTACTTTAAATCTTTATTTTCAACCTGCTGAAGAGGGTTTAGAAGGTTTAGGTGGAGCTAATGCAATGATTGAAGATGGTTTATTTGAAAAATTTGATAGCGATTATATTTTTGGATGGCATAATATGCCCTTTGGTAGTAATAAAAAATTTTATCTTAAAAAAGGCGCTATGATGGCATCTTGTGATGATTATGATATTACAATCATTGGAAAAGGTGGGCATGGAAGTGCTCCAGAAAAAGCAAAAGATCCTATATATATAGGTTCTTTACTTGTTTTAGCCTTACAAAGTATAGTTTCTAGAAATGTGGATCCTCAAAATTCAGCAGTTGTTAGTATAGGTGCTTTTAATGCAGGTCATGCTTTTAATATCATTCCTGATTGTGCAACAATTAAAATGAGTGTTAGAACACTAGATAATGAAACTAGAAAATTAACTAAAGAAAGAATTTATCAAATTTGTCAAGGAATAGCACAAGCTAATGCAGTAGAAATTAACATCAATAAAAGTATTGGAGCACCAGTAACTATAAATAATGATCAAGCAGTAGATTTAGCATGGGAAGTAGCAAAAGAAATATTTGGTGAAGAAAACTGTGAATTTAATCATCGCCCTTTAATGGCAAGTGAAGATTTTGGCTTTTTTTGTGAAATAAAAAAATGCGCTTATGCTTTTTTAGAAAATGAAAATAATATTTATTTGCATAGTTCTAATTATGTATTTAATGATGATCTTTTAGCTAGAGCAGCAAGTTATTATGCAAAATTGGTTTTAAAATATCTTCAATAA
- the hemN gene encoding oxygen-independent coproporphyrinogen III oxidase, translating to MRDYRAFVKYSKIGPRYTSYPTAVEFNTNFKYEEYIEILKNQKRDLSLYFHLPFCRSACYFCGCNVIYTSKEESKQRYLTYLFKELDILGSILDLKRNVVQMHFGGGTPTFFSAKQLESLILKIKSIFIHFSKDAEISCEIDPRFLNEEQAEVLIKHGFNRISFGVQDFDAKVQKEIHRIQSFELTQNALNLVRNKGVKSINMDLIYGLPFQTLESFTQTLEKTLLLDPDRLAIFNYAHVPWLKKNMRKFDENTLPSPDIKLQILEFCEKFLSKNNYEMIGMDHFAKKNDDLFKALKNGTLHRNFQGYTTKGGADLIGIGLTSIGEGEKHYAQNFKDMSNYELAIDNKKLPFEKGVKLNKDDEIRKAVIMSLMANFQLNIKQIEKDFCIDFKTYFKEDIKALEEYKDFLSLNDDFIKINETGVLLIRNIVMCFDAYMKNISENKKVFSKTV from the coding sequence ATGAGAGATTATAGGGCTTTTGTTAAATACTCTAAAATAGGACCACGCTATACTTCTTACCCTACAGCAGTGGAATTTAATACTAATTTTAAATATGAAGAATATATAGAAATTTTAAAAAATCAAAAACGTGATTTGTCTTTATATTTTCATTTGCCTTTTTGTAGAAGTGCATGTTATTTTTGTGGTTGCAATGTAATTTATACATCTAAAGAAGAAAGCAAGCAAAGATATTTGACTTATCTTTTTAAAGAACTTGATATTTTAGGTTCTATTTTAGATCTTAAGCGTAATGTGGTCCAAATGCATTTTGGTGGTGGAACGCCAACTTTTTTTAGCGCTAAACAACTTGAAAGTTTAATCTTAAAAATTAAATCCATTTTTATTCATTTTTCTAAAGATGCTGAGATTAGTTGTGAAATTGATCCGCGTTTTTTAAATGAAGAACAAGCTGAAGTTTTAATAAAACATGGTTTTAATCGTATAAGTTTTGGTGTGCAAGATTTTGATGCAAAGGTGCAAAAAGAAATTCATCGTATTCAATCTTTTGAATTAACGCAAAATGCTTTAAATCTTGTAAGAAATAAAGGTGTTAAATCTATAAATATGGATTTAATTTATGGTTTACCTTTTCAAACTTTAGAAAGTTTTACTCAAACTTTAGAAAAAACATTGCTTTTAGACCCTGATCGTTTAGCAATTTTTAATTATGCTCATGTACCGTGGCTGAAAAAAAATATGAGAAAATTTGATGAAAATACTTTGCCAAGTCCTGATATAAAACTTCAAATTTTAGAATTTTGTGAAAAATTTTTGAGTAAAAATAATTATGAAATGATAGGTATGGATCATTTTGCTAAAAAAAATGATGATCTTTTTAAAGCTTTAAAAAATGGTACTTTACATAGAAATTTTCAAGGTTATACGACTAAAGGTGGAGCAGATTTAATAGGAATAGGGCTTACTAGTATAGGAGAGGGTGAAAAACACTATGCACAAAATTTTAAAGATATGTCAAACTATGAATTAGCTATTGATAACAAGAAATTACCTTTTGAAAAAGGGGTAAAATTAAATAAAGATGATGAAATAAGAAAAGCAGTAATTATGAGTTTAATGGCAAATTTTCAGCTTAATATTAAACAAATAGAAAAAGACTTTTGTATTGATTTTAAAACATATTTTAAAGAAGATATAAAAGCTTTAGAAGAGTATAAAGATTTTTTATCTTTAAATGATGATTTTATAAAAATCAATGAAACAGGGGTTTTGCTTATACGCAATATTGTAATGTGTTTTGATGCTTATATGAAAAATATTAGTGAAAATAAAAAAGTTTTTTCAAAGACGGTGTAA
- a CDS encoding cysteine ABC transporter substrate-binding protein, with amino-acid sequence MKKIFFSIVLTFIAGILIACGGNSDSKKLNSLENIKQNGIVKIGVFGDKPPFGYVDEKGLNQGYDIYLAKRIAKELFGDENKVQFVLVEAANRVEFLKSNKVDIILANFTQTPQRAEQVDFCLPYMKVALGVVVPKHSDITSIEELKDKTLLLNKGTTADAYFTQNYPDIKTLKYDQNTETFAALMDARGDALSHDNTLLFAWVKEHPDFKMAIKELGNKDFIAPAVKKGDKELKEFIDHLILKLNKENFFDKAYDETLKNYFGDDVKAYDIIIKE; translated from the coding sequence ATGAAGAAAATATTTTTTAGTATTGTATTAACTTTTATAGCCGGAATTTTAATTGCTTGTGGGGGAAATTCTGATTCTAAAAAACTGAATTCTCTAGAGAATATTAAACAAAATGGTATAGTTAAAATTGGAGTATTTGGAGATAAACCACCTTTTGGCTATGTCGATGAAAAAGGTCTTAATCAAGGTTATGATATTTATTTAGCTAAACGTATAGCAAAAGAACTTTTTGGAGATGAAAATAAAGTACAATTTGTCCTTGTTGAAGCAGCAAATAGGGTAGAGTTTTTAAAATCAAATAAAGTAGATATAATCTTAGCTAATTTTACTCAAACTCCTCAAAGAGCTGAGCAAGTAGATTTTTGTTTGCCTTATATGAAAGTTGCTTTAGGTGTAGTTGTACCAAAACATAGCGATATTACAAGTATAGAAGAATTAAAAGATAAAACTTTATTATTAAACAAAGGCACAACAGCTGATGCGTATTTTACGCAAAATTATCCTGATATAAAAACTTTAAAATATGATCAAAATACTGAAACTTTTGCTGCTTTAATGGATGCAAGAGGAGATGCTTTAAGTCATGATAATACCTTGCTTTTTGCTTGGGTAAAAGAGCATCCTGATTTTAAAATGGCTATTAAAGAATTAGGTAATAAAGACTTTATTGCCCCTGCTGTAAAAAAAGGTGATAAAGAACTTAAAGAATTTATTGATCATTTAATACTTAAATTAAATAAAGAAAATTTTTTTGATAAAGCTTATGATGAAACTTTGAAAAATTATTTTGGTGATGATGTTAAAGCTTATGATATTATTATTAAAGAATAA
- a CDS encoding (Fe-S)-binding protein, translating to MKLSQISDACVKCGKCIPVCTIHDINPDESTSPRGFLDLLSAYKEEKLELNKEAKKVFESCFLCTNCVEVCPSKLRVDSAIEEVRYDIAKKFGIAWYKRFIFFLLRKRKILDLLARLGYVFQSCAFKIQDMDKSSGMKARFSMPFIKKGRLLTSFNKRSFLNSHPDFIDNKGDKTIGFFVGCLANYFYIDTANSVLKIAKELKINVDLMKQQMCCGAPQFFTGDFESVEILAKKNIEYFEKKLKKLDFIIVPEATCSAMLKIDYEHFFHMRNEPEWAKRAKNISSKIYMASEYFYHFSSLKEILKTKTKFNYSVTYHDPCHARKMQAIFKEPRDFLKTNYHFVEMSNSNACCGFGGVSMQTNYYEQALSVGLKKAKMIDQSNACVVSAECSACRMQISNALEQNSSKVVFYSPLELIAKALE from the coding sequence ATGAAACTCAGTCAAATTAGTGATGCTTGTGTAAAATGTGGAAAATGTATACCTGTTTGTACTATACATGATATAAATCCTGATGAAAGTACGAGTCCAAGAGGTTTTTTAGATCTTTTAAGCGCTTATAAAGAGGAAAAACTAGAACTTAATAAAGAAGCTAAAAAAGTCTTTGAGTCTTGTTTTTTATGTACTAATTGTGTTGAAGTATGTCCTAGTAAGTTAAGAGTAGATAGTGCTATAGAAGAAGTGCGTTATGATATTGCTAAAAAATTTGGTATAGCTTGGTATAAAAGATTTATTTTTTTTCTTCTAAGAAAGCGTAAAATTTTAGATTTATTGGCAAGATTAGGCTATGTGTTTCAAAGTTGCGCTTTTAAAATTCAAGATATGGATAAAAGTTCGGGCATGAAGGCTAGATTTTCTATGCCTTTTATTAAAAAAGGAAGATTGCTTACAAGCTTTAATAAGAGGAGCTTTTTAAATTCTCATCCTGATTTTATTGATAATAAAGGAGATAAAACTATAGGTTTTTTTGTAGGTTGCCTGGCTAATTATTTTTATATTGATACAGCAAATTCTGTGCTTAAAATTGCTAAAGAACTTAAGATCAATGTAGATTTAATGAAGCAGCAAATGTGTTGTGGTGCTCCTCAATTTTTTACAGGTGATTTTGAAAGTGTTGAAATTTTAGCTAAGAAAAATATAGAATATTTTGAAAAAAAATTAAAAAAATTAGATTTTATTATAGTGCCTGAAGCTACTTGTTCGGCAATGTTAAAAATAGATTATGAACATTTTTTTCATATGAGAAATGAACCAGAATGGGCAAAACGTGCAAAAAATATTTCATCTAAAATTTATATGGCTAGCGAATATTTTTATCATTTTAGCTCTTTAAAAGAAATTTTGAAGACCAAAACTAAATTTAACTATAGTGTGACTTATCATGATCCTTGTCATGCAAGAAAAATGCAAGCAATTTTTAAAGAACCAAGAGATTTTTTAAAAACTAATTATCATTTTGTTGAAATGAGTAATTCAAATGCTTGTTGTGGTTTTGGCGGAGTAAGTATGCAAACAAATTATTATGAACAAGCTTTAAGTGTAGGTTTAAAAAAAGCTAAGATGATAGATCAAAGTAATGCTTGTGTTGTTAGTGCTGAATGTTCTGCTTGCAGAATGCAAATTTCAAATGCCTTGGAGCAAAATTCTAGTAAGGTTGTTTTTTATAGTCCATTGGAATTAATAGCTAAAGCTTTAGAATAA
- a CDS encoding JlpA family lipoprotein adhesin, with the protein MKKNIILLICFAILFSACENSINKTTVEKYQTQLNKNLAEKLLNISQNPQIKIQLSDFSCKANEDFIECISPDFKILIKNNNHYEELFKVKNLHLQTNEIYKEQNNKLINIKQYYEYFFNKQKNIQTKLSFENFQLGAKLIDDINAILWQKDPKINSFIEKLTSDSYTLSFENQIKKRENDYLDNLKIILNNTRFNLNIALNINLKKDLLNYLESKGIQFNTQTLTMDQKAINEFFKANHLEKDNIQQYIVLNDFKINAKLQTQGIFSHLIKTSKENLQNLRMQSQYEEQALILDKILNILNDISKDDEYKFYLDLKFKNIALSDYNLETINSIEKLSINNQDLTELLKSVLPFLMFSTLFHDVQF; encoded by the coding sequence ATGAAAAAAAACATTATATTATTGATTTGTTTTGCTATTTTATTTTCAGCTTGCGAGAATTCCATCAATAAAACTACAGTTGAAAAATACCAAACTCAACTCAATAAAAATTTAGCTGAAAAACTTTTAAATATTTCTCAAAATCCTCAAATTAAAATTCAATTGTCTGATTTTTCATGCAAAGCAAATGAAGATTTTATCGAATGTATAAGTCCTGATTTTAAAATACTTATAAAAAATAATAATCATTATGAAGAATTATTTAAGGTAAAAAACCTCCATCTTCAAACTAATGAAATTTACAAAGAACAAAATAATAAATTAATAAATATTAAACAATATTATGAATATTTTTTCAATAAACAAAAAAATATCCAAACAAAATTAAGTTTTGAAAATTTTCAACTTGGTGCAAAATTGATTGATGATATTAATGCAATTTTATGGCAAAAAGATCCAAAAATCAATTCTTTTATTGAAAAATTAACTTCAGATTCTTACACACTTTCATTTGAAAATCAAATCAAAAAAAGAGAAAATGATTATTTAGATAATCTTAAAATAATATTGAATAATACAAGATTTAATTTAAATATTGCTTTAAATATCAATTTAAAAAAAGATTTGCTTAATTACCTTGAATCTAAAGGCATCCAATTTAATACTCAAACTTTAACTATGGATCAAAAAGCTATAAATGAATTTTTTAAAGCAAATCACTTAGAAAAGGATAATATACAACAATATATCGTTTTAAACGATTTTAAAATCAATGCCAAGCTTCAAACACAAGGGATTTTTAGTCATCTTATAAAAACAAGTAAAGAAAATTTACAAAATTTAAGAATGCAAAGTCAATACGAAGAACAAGCCCTTATTTTAGATAAAATTTTAAATATTTTAAATGATATTAGTAAAGATGATGAATATAAATTTTATCTTGACTTGAAATTTAAAAATATAGCTCTTAGTGATTATAATTTAGAAACCATTAATAGCATAGAAAAATTAAGCATCAATAATCAAGATTTAACAGAACTTTTAAAAAGCGTATTGCCATTTTTGATGTTTTCTACTTTATTTCATGATGTTCAATTTTAA
- the ribA gene encoding GTP cyclohydrolase II — translation MKIKISEIANLPSKWGNFQMQSFKENEKEHLCIFKNIPKDTLNLRIHSECLTGDALGSLKCDCGEQLEFSLKYIEENTGMVIYLRQEGRGIGLFNKINAYALQDKGFDTIKANHQLGFKADERTYEIVEFILKHYGISQVNLLTNNPEKLNSIKEKIITRVPILIQPNRFNAQYLNIKHMQMGHLGQ, via the coding sequence ATGAAAATAAAAATTTCAGAAATTGCGAATTTGCCTAGTAAATGGGGAAATTTTCAAATGCAAAGTTTTAAAGAAAATGAAAAAGAACATTTATGTATATTTAAAAACATTCCAAAAGACACATTAAATTTAAGAATACACTCAGAATGTCTTACAGGAGATGCTTTAGGTAGTTTAAAATGTGATTGCGGGGAGCAACTGGAATTTTCTTTAAAATATATAGAAGAAAATACTGGAATGGTAATTTATCTTAGACAAGAAGGACGTGGCATAGGACTTTTTAATAAAATCAATGCTTATGCTTTGCAAGATAAAGGTTTTGACACTATTAAAGCTAATCACCAGCTTGGTTTTAAGGCTGATGAAAGAACTTATGAAATAGTAGAATTTATACTCAAACATTATGGAATTTCTCAAGTGAATTTATTAACAAACAATCCTGAAAAATTAAATTCTATTAAAGAAAAAATCATAACACGAGTGCCGATTTTAATCCAGCCTAATCGTTTTAATGCACAATATTTAAATATAAAACATATGCAAATGGGACATTTAGGTCAATGA
- a CDS encoding YaaA family protein, which translates to MNILFSPSENKNDNCNEKAIHKNSFIFKELFDFRMQALKKYEDHIKEASLEDLQELFGIKNEKEILKFKQNLKTAPTQKAITLYNGVSYEYLNFKTLDQKSQNYILNNTLIFSNLFGVVKASDHLPFYKYKQGVKLKNFAIEKFYKEHFSKNLDEYLKDKELLDLRAEFYNKFYTPKQKFSTYKFIKKGKVVSHFAKAYRGILLAISAKIQAKNNQELLKNLPSNLKLKEIQIKGLKEEFILEILD; encoded by the coding sequence TTGAATATATTATTTTCTCCTAGTGAAAACAAAAATGATAATTGTAATGAAAAAGCTATTCATAAAAATTCTTTTATATTTAAAGAATTATTTGATTTTAGAATGCAAGCTTTAAAAAAATATGAAGATCATATCAAAGAAGCTAGTTTAGAAGATTTACAAGAACTCTTTGGTATTAAAAATGAAAAAGAAATACTCAAATTCAAACAAAATTTAAAAACCGCACCTACACAAAAAGCTATTACACTTTATAATGGAGTAAGTTATGAGTATTTAAATTTTAAAACCTTAGATCAAAAAAGTCAAAATTACATTTTAAACAATACTCTTATTTTTTCAAATCTTTTTGGGGTAGTAAAAGCAAGTGATCATTTGCCTTTTTATAAATATAAACAAGGAGTTAAACTTAAAAATTTTGCTATAGAAAAATTTTATAAAGAACATTTTAGCAAAAACTTAGATGAGTATTTAAAAGACAAAGAATTATTAGATTTAAGGGCTGAATTTTATAATAAATTTTATACTCCAAAACAAAAATTTAGTACTTATAAATTCATAAAAAAAGGTAAAGTAGTAAGCCATTTTGCTAAAGCCTATAGAGGAATTTTACTAGCCATTAGTGCAAAAATTCAAGCTAAAAATAATCAAGAACTCTTAAAAAATCTTCCTTCAAACTTAAAACTTAAAGAAATTCAAATTAAAGGTTTAAAAGAAGAATTTATACTTGAAATTTTAGATTGA